A portion of the Oreochromis niloticus isolate F11D_XX linkage group LG10, O_niloticus_UMD_NMBU, whole genome shotgun sequence genome contains these proteins:
- the LOC102081240 gene encoding zinc finger BED domain-containing protein 1, whose translation MDKEGRILNGKFNFKAMPDGSLDKTKVICIYCRCELRYHRSTSSLKYHLLAKHTAEAEKLPRQMQTMLDSFQRRRMDSSTTNKLSTAIAKWVATAWRPIDIVEDEGLLEIIRIASNDCTYELPSRATTVAKIHNLYEDEKAKVVEALGQTNTVALTGDYWTFRSNHSYLGITAHYFSPQWELKSHALTVMETEEQHFADTCAEQFLQVARQWGIEHKVSTLTTDGACNMVTAASQLPVEHMPCIAHSLHRAITVSLQNSPFNSALAKCRKVIGHFNHSPPNALELEQQQIAHFHKKESLTQDASTKWNSTLEMIKQVLRNQEPLRDALALHPTSVTMPTTAEVEKLKKLETVLEHCRYITELLGGEKFVSCSVVLPALCHLSRVMEVSEYDPAYMVKFKETFKAEMEKHKEKTNIMWLRVATALDPRFKGLKCLSRPDRAEVWRLISALLRERQKPAQPEQPATYEPSKKRSALMFASESSSDEEEDYIEKCVERYRAEPTIDIEDCPQKWWSKHEGAHSEMAYLARMYLATPATSIPCERLFSLSGHVFQNKRAALSSENVKMHVCLSNWVSAK comes from the exons ATGGACAAAGAAGGGCGTATTTTGAACGGCAAGTTCAATTTTAAAGCAATGCCAGATGGATCTCTTGACAAGACCAAAGTAATTTGTATTTACTGTCGATGTGAACTGCGTTATCACCGTAGCACGTCCAGTCTCAAATACCATTTGCTAGCCAAGCACACAGCTGAAGCAGAGAAACTCCCTCGCCAAATGCAGACCATGCTGGATAGCTTTCAAAGAAGACGTATGGACAGTTCTACAACCAACAAACTTTCAACAGCCATAGCAAAATGGGTGGCTACAGCTTGGAGGCCgattgacattgtggaggatgAGGGGCTACTTGAAATAATTCGCATAGCGTCCAACGACTGCACGTATGAATTGCCCTCGAGAGCCACCACTGTAGCCAAGATCCACAACTTATATGAAGATGAGAAAGCCAAAGTCGTGGAGGCTTTGGGGCAGACCAATACGGTTGCACTCACTGGAGACTATTGGACTTTTCGAAGTAATCACAGTTACCTTGGAATAACAGCACATTATTTTTCACCACAGTGGGAACTAAAGTCGCATGCTCTGACTGTTatggagacagaggagcagCACTTCGCCGACACGTGCGCCGAGCAATTTCTGCAGGTAGCTAGACAGTGGGGAATTGAACATAAAGTCAGCACGCTGACCACTGACGGTGCATGCAACATGGTTACAGCGGCCAGTCAGCTACCTGTAGAGCATATGCCTTGCATCGCACACAGCCTCCATCGAGCCATCACAGTTTCTCTACAGAACAGTCCATTTAACAGCGCATTGGCAAAATGCAGAAAGGTCATAGGCCATTTCAACCATAGCCCACCGAACGCACTGGAGCTCGAACAACAGCAAATTGCACATTTTCATAAAAAAGAGTCACTTACACAGGACGCATCAACAAAATGGAACAGTACCCTGGAGATGATCAAGCAAGTTCTGAGAAATCAAGAACCACTGAGAGATGCACTGGCACTACATCCAACCAGTGTCACAATGCCAACAACAGCTGAAGTGGAGAAACTGAAGAAGCTGGAGACGGTTCTTGAACACTGCAG GTATATAACTGAACTTTTGGGAGGGGAGAAGTTTGTTTCCTGCTCAGTGGTGCTGCCAGCTTTGTGTCACCTGTCGCGAGTGATGGAGGTCTCTGAGTATGACCCAGCTTACATGGTTAAATTCAAGGAGACCTTTAAAGCAGAAATGGAGAAGCACAAGGAAAAAACTAACATCATGTGGCTCAGGGTTGCAACAGCACTGGATCCTAGGTTTAAGGGTCTTAAGTGTCTAAGCAGACCTGACAGGGCTGAGGTGTGGCGCTTGATCAGTGCGTTGCTCAGGGAGAGGCAGAAGCCTGCACAGCCTGAACAACCAGCAACATATGAGCCATCTAAGAAAAGATCAGCTCTCATGTTTGCCTCAGAGTCTTCatctgatgaagaggaggattaTATTGAGAAATGTGTGGAGCGATACAGGGCAGAGCCAACTATTGACATAGAGGACTGTCCCCAGAAATGGTGGTCCAAGCATGAAGGGGCACACAGTGAGATGGCCTACCTTGCACGCATGTACTTGGCAACACCTGCCACATCCATACCATGTGAGAGGTTATTTTCACTTTCTGGGCATGTTTTTCAGAACAAGCGAGCTGCCCtgtcatctgaaaatgttaaaatgcaTGTCTGTTTGAGCAATTGGGTTAGTGCAAAGTAA